The Oncorhynchus tshawytscha isolate Ot180627B linkage group LG27, Otsh_v2.0, whole genome shotgun sequence genome includes the window CAAAATGATCCTGGCAGGGAGAGACAATGACAATTGAAGGAACTATTCTTGGGACAGCTCACCATCGATCAGCATCAAGTCAGGAGGGTTATGGGAAGTTAGTAGCATTAAGGAAAGGGAAGAAAAACATCACAGAAATGTCGTTTCAATACTTTGACACTAACAGAAGCGGACCATAACACATGTTTCTTTCATTTACTACCTGTTAAATATCAGATTGAGAACGGCATGCAAAAGTATAGAACCAGATCCAAAAGAAACTAACGAGCTACGACAGTTATTGTTATTAAagcatcaacaacaaaaatgtgtatatatatatatatatctttataaaatgtgtaattttgacagtaacgttagctacctGTTTCACTCTGACATCTCCAGCACGTGTTGGATTCTGTAAGTTAAGAAATATATAGTTTGtaaaaacatagctagctaatatgCATTGGGTGGACATTTAACAGATTTCTCCTGGTGGATGTAAGTTAACCTTATTTGAAATCTAAGAGATTCTCATGCACAAGTTTCACTGGGCTACCAATAACTGCCTGGCCTAGGATACTTCGAGATTTTAGTACTAAAGCCCTTTATCCACTTCACAAGAGTCAGGTCAAATCATGGATAATATTTTTGTATCTGCATCCAGTAGTTGACGTAGTTTCGCGagctaatgctaactagcgttagtgcaatgactggaattaTATGGTAACTGCTACAGTAGCATGTTAATAGATACAATGAATTTCCCCAAAACACATCCCGACATGATCTTGTTATTTTTAGAACTGCAACATATTGTAGTTAGCTAGTTAGAGGTAACCTGACATTGAAAGACAGTAAGCAACACATGACCACATCCAAATAAATCATGACAGGCCTTCTTAtattctagctagctaacgttatttaGGCTAGCTGGCAATGCCgcttgttagctaacgttacctagctagcGAGTTATCTTACCAACTATTCACTAGTTAACGTTAGTTGTGGTTAGCTAACGTTGCCTTTGGTGTTAATTATTTCTAACAAAACCCGTTTTCAGAACCCGTTATTTGATTAGAAGACAATGTTTTGGGTGTTTGGGCAACTGATTTTGACagtcgctagctaacgttaactgtagacaactaactaacaaactagtAATAGTGTGTGGATACAACTGAGGCAAGTTATCTGTTAGTAAGTAGATAGCTTGCCAGTATAGGTAGCTAGTTCGTTAGCATAGTCATTAGGTTACTTCCGTTAACACCACTCACAAAAGAATATCTAGTTATTAACAAGCTGGTATTTTACAATCCTTACCTTGCATACTGCTAATTGTTGTTATGTGTTGCGACTGGGATTGATGGTGATGTGAGCCTGTAGATCCTGCGTTATTGCTGTTGTGGCTGGTAGATGTTGTTGAGTTGTTGGGGCTGGGTGTCGCCATTGTGTGTTTGAATTCCATCAGCAGCACTAGGCTGCAATGCAGAGAGCAACTTCACCCTTACAAAACAAGACTGGAGAATAATCAAACTGGCTAGACTTCTTCCACTCAAATGTGCGTAGTGGATGTAGAGAGCGCTACTgtacaagactgtaactaccaacaaACAGTAAGAAATCGGGACAGTGTTACAGTCCAGTAACCACCTTTCCACATAGTCGAGACCAAAGATTGTGGATAAATAAAGATTATTCAGTCAAGCCTTTTACCATTGAAAAAAGGTCAGTTCCGGCTTACTTAACTGGGTGtgtctcccatagacaccaatgcaaTAGCAGCTTGGTCTGGTCTACTTAATTTAATTGAACcaggaaaaaaaaaaagacaaaatcaGCGAGTGGGGTGTCTCGCTTCCTCTTCCGTCTCTGGTCGAGACTCAGTCAGCTGACCAAATGTCACTTGCGAACGTGAACACCCACAGCTTCCAACGCGACGCTGCTGCGTCTGTGGGCCGAGTTCGAGGAACACAAATCTAAGCTCAGTTAACATACCGCCAGCGTTAACTTCATTAAAGCAGTAGGTGGAAGACACATATCTGACCGTGTATCAGTGGGTAGGGGCGATTTCTAGCATTAGGCTATGAATTACCATACAGTGAACAGTAAAATGTCAGTTTACGTACATTAAAGTAGTATGTAATACTGTccagaattgtttttattttaaagtAGCCAAATCAGTATTTAATGTAACAGTAATACATATGTACCTTTTAATCGTTTTCCTTAGTTATATATATTCAGAAAGCAGTTTCCAGGATTAAAAAAAGATAGAAAACAACGCGTCTTGGCGACTTTGCAATCGTGCCTATAAATGTAAAGTTGTCGAAACGTCATACCTCAAACCTCACTCTAAAAAATTAACGGATACGGATTCAACGCAAAGTTTATGGTTCAAAGTCCAGGAGGAAAATTTGCTGTCGAATTGCTGATTACTAGAAACTGGTTCTGTAGTTATAGACAGTGACAATGAACGAACCTAGTGAAGTTAAGTGCACAAAAACGAACTTTTCTCTGATCATTTGGAGAGTTTGCAATGTATTCATGTCATTGTTCTTTGCTCTAGCAAGTTATGTGCAGGCAAGTGATTCCCTTATTTGGTTGCATTGTTTGAGATACTTTGTATCTATAGCCTACTGTATTTGGCGTTAGCTGTGGGTATATCTGCTTCTGTTGATCTCATAGATTTAGCAGAGTAATTTAATGAGTGAACAtggtgtatgtctgtctctgaatATTTGGCCCAACTGAGTAAATCTCATGTTTTATCCTTTGTATTTTTTATTGGCATAGATTAACGATCCGGATGCAGTGTTATGGATGGTAGGATCACGCTTTTTTTAGTCGTTTAATGTTCTTATGAATTACTATAATCAAagtgcttttttattttttttatttacagtaatccacatacacacattttctatttccAGGTTGCCTATGCTATTCCAGCAAATCTGTGTTTATTGATTGCCATTAAACCACATGTAACAGGTATGTGGGCATTATGGATGAATAGAGATCCATCAATGATATTTGCCTATTTTTCCTATTAAATAACATTTCCATTTTAACATTTTTGGCCAGTGAAAAAGGCCATTGACTGTTTAGTATCTTGTAGCTATATCATGTGTAGTTAAAGCTAGAAATATATATGCATGAGCTTGCACTGCACCCTGAATGTTTAAATGCTTGAGAGACTGTTTTTCAGAGACACTACTTTGGAGGAGAATTGCTAAACTTCATGTGCTTATTTCGTCTGCTGTTGTTTCCATGATGGGATGGACTCTGTATAAAGAGCGCATCACAAATATCTTCCAGCAAGAGGAGGGAAGGTATAGTCTCACAGTCAAAATATTTTTCTGTTTAGATGAGCATTGTGTACAATAATTATTTTTGGTCACAACTGTTTCACTCTATCCCCAGGGAATTCTCTGGTCTCATGTTGATACTTGTCTGGCTTCTCCTGTGTCAACACTCTGGATGGTAAGGACTTTCAACATAGATTTGGACCTTATCCCAACATGAaatactttatttaaaaaaagactTAAACTCAGTACATCACTGATATCTGTACTGTCGTAACTAttttctattagttctattgggGCTCTCAGACTGTCTGTTGCTGTTGCCATCACAATCTTCCCCTTTGTGGCCTGGCTGTACTACTACATTAACAAGGAGCTGAGGACCAGCTGGCCCCCGCATTGTAAAACTGCACTGTAGATATCCATTCATTAAGATAGTCCAGTGATGAGTGAGCAACATATCTGCGGGTTGGAACATTTACAAGAGGATATGACCTAGCTACAGTGGCAGTATGGAAATCATGAATGCATTGTTTAAAAAGACACATGTAAAAAAGCACCCCtgctaaaccatacatctaaataAGTGACAATGTCATAAATTAGAATGTATATGATTGATACATTTTCCTTTTTTTACTTGAATCATACTTTTCTCTTTCtgaacatttttgttgttgtaggcaACCCATTGCACTTGTGGTGATATCTGGTGTAATCACAGTAAAATAAAGCAATTTAATAAGAAATATAAATggctttttattattatttttccatCAGAAATCGAAATTGAAAGAAATgcatgtactgtagcctactcaagGCTCCAAATAATTAGGTATTTTTATTTAGCACCACTGCGCCTCAATAGCTACATGATATGTGCTTTAAAAGTAATGTAGGctatatttaaataaatgtaaatcaaACTCATTTTGTTTTTGGTGCTCCTAACTTGTTAAAGTTGACAGGTAATGTAGGCTACTGCCAATGAAAAGTTAATTTTCTGTACTGTGTTTTACAATAGCTAGATGTCAGTAGCGCCCAGAGAACACAGTACAAAAATTGGACTCAGGTGCGTAATTTCCGGTTCTAACAGCCAGAAACAACTGTGTTCGCCGGCAGGTCCAGGGTCAGCTTAAAAGGTTGACATTGCGAGCCACTCGGTCAATGAGCATCGTTGTAAAATGTATACTGATCCAAGATCAGGAATTTGAATGCGTTTTTACTTTCATGATTCACGTTGTGTAAAATTCTGCCACCACTTCCGCATTGAGATCTTGACAAACTAGCTTATCATGGCAGTGGGCCTAATATCGTATCAGACGTTGAGTTGTCGATTGTTAAACCGTATGATTTCGCACCAAAGCGTGAGCACAATCTGCAACTTTACACGCGCTTTATCGAGAAGGACTAGCTCTCCGTACACAGATCTCTCACCATGGACAGTCCACCGTCTGGTAGGTCATACATGGCTTACAACACTCAGGCTGGAATCAAATGTGTTCACGGTTTGAAGCGCGGAATGACTAACAGCTTGAAGACATATATCATTGTACCTAACCATCATGTTAACATATTGTGTGTACTCATGCACTGTGCAGGTAAATCTATGCGGTAGTTGGACGTGCCGGACATCACAGTGGTTGTCTTTTTACGACTCAAGATCATTCTCGTCTTTACCTCCACCGCCCCCTTCTGGTGATAAAACCAAAAAGACAGGGGTATGTAACGTATCAATTCATTTCTGAGTGATATGTAAACAACTGTGGCTGGGCACCTGATAAAAcctggttttaatgtctatggATAAAATAAAGCACTGTGCCTTTTGCTTTGTCTTTAACCTTAACCTTGTTGCTCTGCCTGTCTCCATTCATCTATCCTCTGCAGCCAGTGACTTGGAAATCATTAGCAATAACATTTGCATTCGGGGGTGTTCTCCTTGCCGGAATGAAATATTTCAAGAAGGAAAAAGAAGAATGTAAGGACATTTCACCTCTTAGCATGCTCACCATCATGCAGTAGGCTACATCCAACAGTGGATTTACACAAATTAATTTATGTTCCGGACTGAACTGGAGTTAATCGTCAGTTTCTGTACATGTTGGTAACAATCTgttttacattatgttgttttttttacacatgCACTGCAGTGATTGAAAGAGAAAGGACAAAGTCAATGGGGAAACCAGCACTTGGGGGTCCATTCTCTCTTGTGGATCAGAATAATAAACCCTGTAAAAGTGAGGATTTCCTCAGCCAGTGGGTCCTTATCTACTTTGGGTTTACACACTGCCCTGACATCTGTCCTGATGAAATCGAGAAAATGATTGAGGTGGTCGATGAAATAGGTAAAGTGTTTAAACGTCTCTTATAATGCATCATATTATTTATGAATGTCATGGAAATTAGATGGTTGAGTGAGTATCCAGTCACTCATATCATGTTTTCACAAAGCATAATGTTAATGCTACAACCCTGGGATGTACAGGAGATTTGTTGTGATCAACACCATGTCTTTCCATGTTTCCCAGACAGGATACAGTCTCTTCCAAACCTGACCCCCATCCTCATCACCATTGATCCTGACAGGGACACACCTGAGGCCATGGGGACATATGTGAAAGGTAAAGAGAACAAGCCATTAACTACTGTAGCTTCCATGTTATGGTAAAAGGGGGGCTTAGACTCACATTGGTGGAACAATAACATTCCCCCCTGTCCTCTATCCCCAGAGTTCTCCCCTAAGCTCATTGGCCTGACTGGGACAATG containing:
- the LOC112234112 gene encoding protein SCO1 homolog, mitochondrial-like, with amino-acid sequence MAVGLISYQTLSCRLLNRMISHQSVSTICNFTRALSRRTSSPYTDLSPWTVHRLVNLCGSWTCRTSQWLSFYDSRSFSSLPPPPPSGDKTKKTGPVTWKSLAITFAFGGVLLAGMKYFKKEKEELIERERTKSMGKPALGGPFSLVDQNNKPCKSEDFLSQWVLIYFGFTHCPDICPDEIEKMIEVVDEIDRIQSLPNLTPILITIDPDRDTPEAMGTYVKEFSPKLIGLTGTMAQIDQVSRAYRVYYSQGPKDEDNDYIVDHTIIMYLVGPDGEFKEYFGQNKRSAEISSSIASHMRKYKKGN
- the LOC112234113 gene encoding transmembrane protein 220-like isoform X1, with amino-acid sequence MNEPSEVKCTKTNFSLIIWRVCNVFMSLFFALASYVQINDPDAVLWMVAYAIPANLCLLIAIKPHVTETLLWRRIAKLHVLISSAVVSMMGWTLYKERITNIFQQEEGREFSGLMLILVWLLLCQHSGCSIGALRLSVAVAITIFPFVAWLYYYINKELRTSWPPHCKTAL
- the LOC112234113 gene encoding transmembrane protein 220-like isoform X2 — encoded protein: MNEPSEVKCTKTNFSLIIWRVCNVFMSLFFALASYVQINDPDAVLWMVAYAIPANLCLLIAIKPHVTERITNIFQQEEGREFSGLMLILVWLLLCQHSGCSIGALRLSVAVAITIFPFVAWLYYYINKELRTSWPPHCKTAL